The proteins below are encoded in one region of Thermodesulfobacteriota bacterium:
- the rmuC gene encoding DNA recombination protein RmuC: protein MDENVLLFIGLPFIFLIILLVMLIRQKSDETAAKLKESLSSLENRHQQTERVIKDEISRNREETAGGAKIAREELSKSLKDFSDSLLKRMTENAGMQKGQLDSFSKQLGDMTKLNEDKLETMRLGMENQLRALQEDNSKKLEQMRATVDEKLQSTLEKRLGESFKQVSERLEQVYKGLGEMRTLATGVGDLKKVLTNVKTRGTWGEIQLGNILEQILTSDQYDVNVATKTNSNERVEFAIKLPGQGTDKEKVVWMPIDSKFPQEDYQRLIDAQENADRELAEKAVKSLEIRIKAEAKQIREKYIDPPNTTDFGIMFLPVEGLYAEVLRRPGLCDMLQREYRIVITGPTTLAALLNSLHMGFRTLAIEKRSSEVWELLGVVKTEFGKFGDVLAKTKKKLKEASNTIDKAEVRTRAIERKLKKVQEIPMEEATKMIGEEEKEEVNDVLTD, encoded by the coding sequence ATGGATGAAAACGTATTACTTTTTATTGGTTTGCCCTTTATTTTTCTAATCATCCTTCTCGTTATGCTGATTAGACAAAAATCAGATGAAACGGCCGCTAAACTGAAAGAAAGTTTATCATCCCTTGAAAACAGGCATCAGCAAACCGAACGGGTCATCAAAGACGAAATATCCAGAAACAGGGAAGAAACCGCTGGCGGTGCAAAAATTGCGCGCGAGGAACTGAGTAAATCCTTAAAGGATTTCAGCGATTCACTGCTCAAACGAATGACGGAAAACGCCGGTATGCAAAAGGGTCAGCTTGATTCTTTTTCCAAACAGCTGGGAGATATGACCAAATTAAATGAAGATAAATTAGAGACCATGCGTTTGGGCATGGAGAATCAACTTCGTGCGCTGCAGGAGGATAACAGTAAAAAACTGGAACAAATGCGAGCCACTGTCGATGAAAAACTGCAATCTACCCTGGAAAAGCGTTTGGGTGAATCTTTCAAACAGGTGAGTGAACGTCTTGAACAGGTGTATAAAGGGCTGGGAGAAATGCGTACCCTGGCCACCGGGGTGGGTGATTTAAAAAAAGTTCTAACCAATGTAAAAACCAGAGGCACGTGGGGTGAAATCCAACTGGGCAATATTCTCGAACAGATTTTAACTTCGGATCAGTATGATGTGAATGTGGCTACCAAAACCAACAGTAATGAAAGGGTTGAGTTTGCCATAAAACTTCCCGGACAGGGTACAGACAAGGAAAAAGTTGTCTGGATGCCGATAGATTCCAAATTTCCCCAGGAAGATTACCAGCGCCTGATTGATGCACAGGAGAATGCGGACAGGGAGCTGGCCGAAAAAGCGGTAAAAAGCCTGGAAATACGCATAAAGGCCGAAGCCAAACAAATCAGGGAAAAGTATATTGATCCCCCCAACACCACTGATTTCGGTATTATGTTTCTGCCCGTTGAGGGATTGTATGCAGAGGTACTGCGTCGCCCGGGTTTGTGCGATATGCTCCAGCGTGAATACCGTATTGTTATTACCGGACCGACCACACTGGCCGCTTTGCTCAACAGCCTGCATATGGGATTCAGGACACTGGCCATAGAAAAACGTTCAAGCGAAGTATGGGAATTGCTGGGTGTGGTAAAAACCGAATTCGGCAAATTCGGTGATGTTCTGGCAAAAACGAAAAAGAAACTAAAGGAAGCCAGCAACACCATAGATAAAGCAGAAGTAAGAACCCGTGCCATTGAACGCAAGCTTAAAAAAGTCCAGGAAATCCCCATGGAAGAAGCAACCAAAATGATTGGAGAGGAAGAAAAAGAAGAAGTAAATGACGTATTAACCGATTAA